The Halogranum gelatinilyticum genome includes a window with the following:
- a CDS encoding alkaline phosphatase family protein: MTRLLTLGLDGAAWHKLDRMMDEGKLPNLSRLVAEGSRAPLQTVVPPVTCPAWRCSTSGKNPGKLGVYWWLNLDRESGRITAPDARSFDTADTWDYLSEAGKRCAVLNVPMTYPPSPLNGTMVSGFGAPFEVALDDEPMTYPPEVQSLLEEQYGWQVGVDDVHASSGVDDALDLIRSRFDLLLDLLEEGYDYIHLTVFYINVLQHQFGDGPETERGWMLIDEYLGKLPDDLTKIVYSDHGHSHIEHTFVLNKYLLDEGHLSIERRTGDDISGGLYTLLKRVGLSPRTVGAVARTVLPTALYERLVASGYPIPTFELANRVQWDESDAVALSQGPLYINRDRLGDDYERFRDELKAELEAIRVDGACPFAAVNYAEDVYEGPHLDEAPDLLLTAADSWEIYGGVTPSVVERQVTSWTSGNHPVGVLLVHGPDVTAGELPMQSILDVAPTVLRYLDCPVPTDMDGVAFAEPFRDGLPETGTREPLEAYGGRETKDTDELERRLEDLGYLE; this comes from the coding sequence ATGACGCGACTGCTCACGCTCGGACTCGACGGGGCCGCCTGGCACAAGCTGGACCGCATGATGGACGAGGGGAAGCTGCCGAACCTCTCGCGACTCGTCGCGGAGGGCAGCCGCGCACCGCTGCAGACCGTCGTCCCGCCCGTGACCTGTCCCGCCTGGCGGTGTTCGACCTCGGGGAAGAACCCCGGCAAGCTCGGCGTCTACTGGTGGCTGAACCTCGACCGCGAATCCGGCCGTATCACCGCGCCCGACGCGCGGTCGTTCGACACCGCGGATACCTGGGACTACCTCTCGGAGGCGGGCAAGCGGTGTGCCGTCCTCAACGTCCCGATGACGTATCCCCCCTCGCCGCTGAACGGGACGATGGTCTCGGGCTTCGGCGCGCCCTTCGAGGTCGCTCTCGACGACGAGCCGATGACGTATCCGCCCGAAGTCCAGTCGCTCCTCGAAGAGCAGTACGGCTGGCAGGTCGGCGTCGACGACGTCCACGCGTCCAGCGGCGTCGACGACGCGCTCGACCTGATCCGTTCGCGGTTCGACCTCCTGCTCGACCTGCTCGAGGAGGGCTACGACTACATCCACCTGACGGTGTTCTACATCAACGTCCTCCAGCACCAGTTCGGCGACGGCCCGGAGACCGAACGCGGCTGGATGCTCATCGACGAGTATCTCGGCAAGCTGCCGGACGACCTGACGAAGATCGTCTACTCCGACCACGGCCACTCGCACATCGAGCACACCTTCGTGCTGAACAAGTATCTGCTCGACGAGGGCCATCTCTCCATCGAACGGCGGACCGGGGACGACATCTCCGGCGGTCTCTACACGCTGTTGAAGCGAGTCGGCCTCTCGCCGCGGACAGTCGGTGCCGTCGCCCGGACGGTGCTCCCGACGGCACTCTACGAGCGACTCGTCGCGTCCGGCTATCCGATTCCGACGTTCGAACTCGCCAACCGCGTCCAGTGGGACGAGTCGGACGCCGTCGCCCTCAGCCAGGGTCCCCTCTACATCAACCGCGACCGCCTCGGCGACGACTACGAGCGGTTCCGCGACGAGCTGAAGGCTGAACTCGAAGCAATCAGAGTCGACGGCGCGTGTCCGTTCGCTGCGGTCAACTACGCCGAAGACGTCTACGAAGGCCCGCATCTCGACGAGGCACCGGACCTGCTGCTCACCGCCGCCGACTCCTGGGAGATCTACGGCGGGGTGACCCCCTCGGTCGTCGAGCGGCAGGTCACCTCGTGGACCTCGGGCAACCATCCCGTTGGCGTCCTCCTCGTCCACGGTCCCGACGTGACGGCGGGCGAGCTTCCGATGCAGTCGATTCTCGACGTCGCGCCGACGGTCCTTCGCTATCTGGACTGTCCGGTTCCGACCGACATGGACGGCGTCGCGTTCGCCGAACCGTTCCGCGACGGGCTCCCCGAGACGGGTACCCGAGAGCCACTCGAGGCATACGGCGGCCGAGAGACCAAAGACACCGACGAACTCGAACGGCGACTCGAAGACCTCGGCTACCTCGAATGA
- a CDS encoding FG-GAP repeat domain-containing protein, which translates to MTTASLDRRLNLRHERIDGRPPAGQMSFCLPTDLTGNGRPDILVGAVGGTYPVTVPVLGKRLFLRKLPLVGDVIERLEWNVFWYENPGWKRHDVAKAPELSVGGALGDITGNGRVDLVAGQNLGRNDLYWFEQPANPRDEWTRRVITSDFEKYHDVAVADVDDDGELEVLALSQESATVFYYDIPTNPRQEPWPVENRHVVAENLNVEGVQVGDIDGDGRTEILAGTNLFHRADDGGWKREPLAEGWNWTRLATADVDGDGDLEIVVTEGDLPYQGNRRARLGVFDPPTWELTVLHDDLSNPHSLQVADLDGDGRPDIYVAEMGLETGHVPRQFVFWNEGDGRFEPEVVERGVPTHEAKLVDLDGDGAMDIVGKGYAHRTVDVWHNRLS; encoded by the coding sequence ATGACCACTGCATCACTCGACCGACGGCTGAACCTCCGACACGAACGTATCGACGGCCGACCACCCGCGGGACAGATGAGCTTCTGTCTCCCGACGGATCTGACCGGAAACGGTCGGCCCGACATCCTCGTCGGTGCCGTCGGCGGGACGTATCCCGTCACGGTGCCGGTCCTGGGCAAACGGCTCTTCCTGCGGAAGCTCCCGCTCGTCGGCGACGTCATCGAGCGACTGGAGTGGAACGTCTTCTGGTACGAGAACCCCGGCTGGAAGCGTCACGACGTCGCCAAGGCTCCGGAACTCTCCGTCGGCGGCGCGCTGGGCGACATCACGGGGAACGGCCGGGTCGACCTCGTTGCGGGGCAGAACCTCGGCCGGAACGACCTCTACTGGTTCGAACAGCCCGCGAACCCGAGAGACGAGTGGACGCGCCGCGTCATCACCAGCGACTTCGAGAAGTATCACGACGTCGCGGTCGCGGACGTCGACGACGACGGCGAACTCGAAGTGCTCGCGCTCTCCCAGGAGAGTGCGACGGTGTTCTACTACGACATCCCGACCAACCCGCGACAGGAGCCGTGGCCGGTCGAGAACCGCCACGTCGTCGCGGAGAACCTCAACGTCGAGGGCGTCCAAGTCGGCGACATCGACGGCGACGGCCGCACGGAAATCCTCGCCGGGACGAACCTCTTTCACCGCGCCGACGACGGCGGGTGGAAGCGCGAACCGCTCGCGGAGGGCTGGAACTGGACGCGGCTCGCGACGGCCGACGTCGACGGCGACGGCGACCTGGAGATCGTCGTCACCGAGGGCGACCTGCCGTATCAGGGGAACCGACGCGCCCGTCTCGGGGTCTTCGACCCGCCGACGTGGGAGCTGACGGTCCTCCACGACGACCTCTCGAACCCACACTCGTTGCAGGTCGCCGACCTCGACGGCGACGGGCGGCCGGACATCTACGTCGCGGAGATGGGTCTCGAAACCGGCCACGTCCCGCGGCAGTTCGTCTTCTGGAACGAGGGCGACGGCCGCTTCGAACCGGAAGTCGTCGAACGCGGCGTCCCGACGCACGAGGCGAAACTGGTCGACCTCGACGGCGACGGGGCGATGGACATCGTCGGAAAGGGCTACGCACACCGGACCGTCGACGTCTGGCACAACC
- a CDS encoding polysaccharide deacetylase family protein — translation MLPADAPFALCLTHDVDRPYKTYQSLAFALSERSPSHLRALLPGANPYWQFESIAELEADLGVRSAFYVLNEPSLFATRPPGEWASVENLVEHAGRYDVTDDELVGVLRTLDEGGWEIGVHGSFHTDSDPDRLAVEKATLESLLGHEVAGCRQHHLKLGPSTWRVQRDLGFRYDASLGSRSSVGFLHGYDPIVPFDDEFVVFPLTGMEVAFPDPGTDFSAAAAACEALVDEAAANEAVGTVLWHPRYFNEAEFPGYRRLYRHLVEYALASDGWVGPPGELYEWLVQHERLPLGRQE, via the coding sequence ATGCTCCCAGCCGACGCGCCGTTCGCGCTCTGTCTGACTCACGACGTCGACCGGCCGTACAAGACGTATCAGAGCCTGGCTTTCGCGCTCAGTGAGCGGTCGCCGTCCCATCTGCGCGCGCTCCTGCCGGGGGCGAACCCCTACTGGCAGTTCGAGTCAATCGCGGAGCTGGAGGCTGATCTCGGCGTCCGCTCGGCGTTCTACGTCCTGAACGAGCCGAGTCTGTTCGCCACGCGGCCGCCGGGCGAGTGGGCGTCCGTCGAGAACCTCGTCGAACACGCCGGACGGTACGACGTGACCGACGACGAGCTGGTCGGCGTGCTCCGGACGCTCGACGAGGGCGGCTGGGAGATCGGCGTCCACGGTTCGTTTCACACCGACAGCGACCCCGACCGGCTGGCAGTAGAGAAGGCGACGCTGGAGTCGCTCCTGGGCCACGAGGTGGCTGGCTGTCGGCAACACCATCTCAAGCTGGGGCCGTCGACGTGGCGTGTCCAGCGTGACCTCGGCTTTCGCTACGACGCGAGTCTCGGCTCCCGGTCGTCGGTCGGCTTCCTCCACGGCTACGATCCGATCGTCCCCTTCGACGACGAGTTTGTGGTCTTCCCCCTGACGGGGATGGAGGTCGCGTTCCCCGACCCCGGAACCGACTTCTCGGCGGCCGCGGCGGCCTGCGAGGCACTGGTCGACGAAGCGGCCGCCAACGAGGCCGTCGGGACCGTCCTCTGGCATCCACGCTACTTCAACGAGGCAGAGTTCCCCGGCTACCGACGGCTCTACCGCCATCTCGTCGAGTACGCGCTCGCGAGCGACGGCTGGGTCGGTCCCCCCGGCGAACTCTACGAGTGGCTGGTCCAGCACGAGCGGCTGCCGCTCGGACGGCAGGAGTAA
- a CDS encoding glycoside hydrolase family protein yields the protein MSLDYGTLSDATDHLHDEWVLHQLVNVLDYARARDYRGWDLYDGESSRLLRALPVDNKWLNLVFQQAVRRAPVNVRPLLRVEQRRNFMGIALFAIANFRAYELTGQRRFLDDGRELVEWLVDNRSTGYSGFCGGHKHPLQGLDYRNEPNVPGIVGTAYAVEALLLAAAHVDDRYREVALTAADFVFEDLEYATHPDGARIKYKPLDTGENYTLNANALGARLLINLYEASGDSRLREAATNILDYVAAQQTPEGGWLYRDPPESSHLSKDNFHNGFIVESFLRYGDVTGSERYASTLDTALPFYRGLFTDAGAPHNDERHEYPRDVHSSAQGAVVFSMLGDEFAQPVIRWAVENLSNGKGRFYYERRRYYTKRITLMRWCEATMAHGLAHYLRRDAE from the coding sequence ATGAGCCTCGACTACGGCACTCTTTCCGACGCCACCGACCACCTCCACGACGAGTGGGTACTCCACCAGCTCGTCAACGTCCTCGACTACGCCCGAGCGCGGGATTACCGCGGCTGGGACCTGTACGACGGCGAGAGCAGCCGGCTTCTCCGAGCACTGCCTGTCGACAACAAGTGGCTGAACCTCGTGTTTCAGCAGGCCGTCCGCCGCGCCCCGGTCAACGTCCGCCCGCTGCTCCGCGTCGAACAGCGGCGGAACTTCATGGGCATCGCGCTCTTCGCTATCGCGAACTTCCGGGCCTACGAGCTGACCGGCCAGCGACGGTTCCTCGACGACGGCCGGGAGCTGGTCGAGTGGCTCGTCGACAACCGGAGCACGGGCTACAGCGGCTTCTGCGGCGGCCACAAACATCCGCTGCAGGGTCTCGACTACCGCAACGAGCCGAACGTCCCCGGCATCGTCGGCACGGCGTACGCCGTCGAGGCACTGCTCTTGGCGGCGGCCCACGTTGACGACCGGTACCGCGAGGTCGCGCTCACCGCCGCCGACTTCGTCTTCGAGGATCTGGAGTACGCGACGCATCCCGACGGCGCGCGCATCAAGTACAAACCCCTCGACACGGGGGAGAACTACACGCTCAACGCCAACGCGCTGGGCGCGCGGCTCCTGATAAACCTCTACGAGGCGTCGGGCGATTCCCGGCTCCGCGAGGCGGCGACGAACATCCTCGACTACGTCGCCGCCCAACAGACACCCGAGGGCGGCTGGCTCTACCGCGACCCGCCGGAGTCGTCGCATCTCTCGAAGGACAACTTCCACAACGGCTTCATCGTCGAGTCGTTCCTCCGGTACGGTGACGTCACCGGCTCGGAGCGGTACGCGAGCACGCTCGACACGGCACTTCCGTTCTACCGGGGGCTGTTCACCGACGCGGGCGCGCCGCACAACGACGAGCGACACGAGTATCCCCGCGACGTCCACTCCTCGGCACAGGGGGCCGTCGTCTTCTCGATGCTCGGCGACGAGTTCGCCCAGCCGGTGATCAGGTGGGCCGTCGAAAACCTCTCGAACGGCAAGGGTCGCTTCTATTACGAGCGGCGACGATATTACACGAAGCGGATCACGCTCATGCGGTGGTGTGAGGCGACGATGGCCCACGGGCTGGCCCACTATCTCCGCCGGGACGCCGAGTGA
- a CDS encoding DUF354 domain-containing protein produces the protein MRYVFFTNTPAHVHLYKHAVRALEAEGHDVLVLGRDYGCTEALLAYYDLPYEIYGKVETTKYSLARELPKHYASILRKVRAFDPDLIFGMGGYAAHAGALTRTPVVLILDSEPTSLDHLVSRPFADLIMTPYTFGKDLGPKHYRFAGFKETAYLHPDVFEPAPDVREQLGVAPDEPFALVRFNAFGSHHDVGHRGFSPAQRVELIERLAEHVTVFVTDEGDDLDLTDLPARPYDVHPALLHDVLAEARVLVADTQTMVTEAALLGTPAIRSNSFVGDDDMGNFVELEKRGLVRNLRSFDDVLTTAVAFASDPEIEREWAARRDEYVGGLINLTDLITAVATDTYRRGHVERPTDEFARQLGV, from the coding sequence ATGAGATACGTGTTCTTCACAAACACGCCCGCACACGTCCATCTGTACAAGCACGCGGTCCGCGCGCTCGAAGCCGAGGGCCACGACGTCCTCGTCCTCGGGCGGGACTACGGCTGCACCGAAGCACTGCTTGCGTACTACGACCTCCCGTACGAGATCTACGGCAAAGTAGAGACGACCAAGTATTCGCTGGCCCGCGAGTTGCCGAAACACTACGCGTCGATTCTGCGGAAGGTTCGCGCGTTCGACCCCGACCTCATCTTCGGGATGGGCGGCTATGCGGCGCACGCGGGCGCGCTCACCCGGACGCCCGTCGTCCTGATTCTCGACTCCGAACCCACCTCCCTCGACCATCTCGTCTCGCGGCCCTTCGCCGACCTCATCATGACGCCGTACACGTTCGGCAAAGACCTCGGCCCCAAACACTACCGCTTCGCCGGGTTCAAAGAGACCGCGTATCTCCACCCCGACGTGTTCGAACCGGCTCCCGACGTCCGCGAGCAGCTCGGCGTCGCGCCGGACGAACCGTTCGCGCTCGTCCGGTTCAACGCCTTCGGCTCCCACCACGACGTCGGCCACCGCGGGTTCAGCCCCGCCCAGCGCGTCGAGTTGATCGAACGGCTCGCCGAGCACGTCACGGTGTTCGTCACCGACGAGGGCGACGACCTCGACCTCACCGACCTCCCCGCCCGGCCGTACGACGTCCACCCCGCGCTCCTCCACGACGTCCTCGCGGAGGCGCGCGTGCTCGTCGCCGACACCCAGACGATGGTGACGGAGGCGGCACTCCTCGGAACTCCGGCGATCCGCTCGAACTCCTTCGTCGGCGACGACGACATGGGCAACTTCGTCGAACTCGAAAAGCGGGGACTCGTCCGGAACCTCCGGTCGTTCGACGACGTCCTGACGACCGCGGTCGCGTTCGCCAGCGACCCCGAGATAGAACGCGAATGGGCGGCCCGCCGAGACGAGTACGTGGGTGGGCTGATCAACCTCACCGACCTGATTACGGCCGTAGCGACGGATACGTACAGACGCGGACACGTCGAACGCCCAACCGACGAGTTCGCCCGACAGCTCGGCGTCTGA
- a CDS encoding GNAT family N-acetyltransferase → MSITVEPRHDATLDGLHGEWNDLVERSPMGSLFHRYEVLRVIEEHSDATLHPLVGYKGQEPVGIFPVFEVTKGPVTTVFSPPPGLGVPHLGPVLFNYEHLKQRRFEKRNLGFIESCLKWIESNLNPKYVHTVTQTGYDDVRPFQWNDFKTMPKYTYDLDITVGEEALLEGFARDARTAVTNTPEDAYVVEERGLEGLEYVLGRVNSRYDEGDGGLVLDSAYIEDLYHALPEDSLLVYVLDIDGEPVSGNLMLHDTDSVMLWQGSPKPTVETDLNVNDILVWESIVDGIEAGKTTYSFVGANTPHISKYKAKFNPETNLYFEIERGTRTMNVVSDLYRRFR, encoded by the coding sequence ATGAGTATCACCGTCGAACCACGGCACGACGCGACACTCGATGGACTCCACGGCGAGTGGAACGACCTCGTCGAGCGGTCGCCGATGGGGTCGCTGTTCCACCGCTACGAGGTCCTCCGCGTCATCGAGGAACACAGCGACGCCACGCTCCACCCCCTCGTCGGCTACAAGGGCCAGGAGCCGGTCGGCATCTTCCCCGTCTTCGAGGTCACGAAGGGGCCGGTGACGACGGTCTTCTCGCCGCCGCCCGGCCTGGGTGTGCCGCATCTCGGCCCGGTGCTGTTCAACTACGAGCATCTCAAACAGCGTCGCTTCGAGAAGCGCAATCTCGGCTTCATCGAGAGCTGTCTGAAGTGGATCGAGTCGAACCTCAACCCGAAGTACGTCCACACGGTCACGCAGACCGGCTACGACGACGTCCGGCCCTTCCAGTGGAACGACTTCAAGACGATGCCGAAGTACACCTACGACCTCGACATCACCGTCGGCGAGGAGGCCCTGTTGGAGGGCTTCGCACGCGACGCCCGAACGGCAGTGACGAACACGCCGGAGGACGCCTACGTCGTCGAAGAGCGAGGCTTGGAAGGCCTCGAGTACGTCCTCGGCCGCGTCAACTCCCGGTACGACGAGGGTGACGGCGGTCTCGTCCTCGACTCGGCGTACATCGAAGACCTCTATCACGCCCTGCCCGAGGATAGCCTCCTCGTCTACGTGCTGGATATCGACGGCGAGCCCGTCAGCGGCAACCTGATGCTTCACGATACGGACAGCGTGATGCTCTGGCAGGGGTCGCCGAAGCCGACCGTCGAGACCGACCTGAACGTCAACGACATTCTCGTCTGGGAGTCCATCGTCGACGGCATCGAGGCGGGCAAGACCACGTACAGCTTCGTCGGGGCGAACACCCCCCACATCAGCAAGTACAAGGCGAAGTTCAACCCGGAGACGAACCTCTACTTCGAGATCGAACGCGGCACGCGGACGATGAACGTCGTCTCCGACCTCTACCGCAGGTTCCGATGA
- a CDS encoding lipopolysaccharide biosynthesis protein: MSPIERVRALISRLSPSGSVGERVAKSIVWLAGQNVTSRVLQLSMLVILARLIGPRELGIVGIGLLGLSAMRKFTNIGLNAALIQKEQADVDSHLNTTWVLEIARGLLIGVVLFLAAPVLATTVFGEPAATWPIRAIALSPVILAFQNPGLVYFQKNLDFHKEFAYKIVGDGAQFAVSVGWALVSPDAWSFVAGFLAADVLRLFISYLIHDYRPWPEFDLEIAKELVGYGKWLTGSSILYFLYSEGDDAFVGWFLNPTMLAFYQYTYRFANAPATEISGIVESVMFPAFSKLQGNMPSFRRAYLKTLRMTALFAFPASVGIAVVTPTFIMAFFGEEWMVAVPAMQVLAIYGLLRAIGRTFSPVWKAVGRPDYITKLSALRVVLMAIIIYPLTARYGITGTALAITIIFVFPMMPLDILITARELEMRVTDILYEFLYPGLASIFMGVGVWYVQTQLPFGSLLNFVLLVGAGTVLYAIAVVVLESLFGWEIRRNFGRMLESLSPDPSE; the protein is encoded by the coding sequence ATGAGCCCCATCGAGAGAGTCCGGGCACTTATCAGCAGACTGAGCCCCTCCGGGTCGGTCGGAGAGCGGGTCGCGAAGAGTATCGTCTGGCTGGCGGGACAGAACGTGACCAGCCGAGTGCTCCAACTCTCCATGCTGGTGATTTTGGCCCGTCTCATCGGTCCCCGTGAACTTGGCATCGTCGGCATCGGTCTCCTCGGACTGAGCGCGATGCGGAAGTTCACCAACATCGGACTGAACGCAGCATTGATTCAAAAGGAGCAGGCGGACGTCGACTCCCACCTGAACACGACGTGGGTGCTCGAAATCGCCCGCGGACTCCTCATCGGCGTCGTGTTGTTCCTCGCCGCGCCGGTGTTGGCGACGACGGTGTTCGGCGAGCCGGCGGCGACGTGGCCCATCCGGGCAATCGCGCTCTCGCCGGTCATCCTCGCCTTCCAGAACCCCGGTCTCGTCTACTTCCAGAAGAACCTCGACTTCCACAAGGAGTTCGCCTACAAGATCGTCGGCGACGGGGCGCAGTTCGCCGTCAGCGTCGGCTGGGCACTGGTGTCGCCGGACGCGTGGTCGTTCGTCGCGGGCTTCCTCGCCGCGGACGTCCTCCGGCTGTTCATCTCGTATCTCATCCACGACTACCGGCCGTGGCCCGAGTTCGACCTGGAGATCGCGAAGGAGCTCGTCGGCTACGGCAAGTGGCTGACTGGCTCGTCGATCCTCTACTTCCTCTACAGCGAGGGCGACGACGCGTTCGTCGGCTGGTTCCTGAACCCGACCATGCTGGCGTTCTACCAGTACACCTACCGGTTTGCGAACGCGCCAGCGACGGAGATCTCCGGCATCGTCGAGAGCGTCATGTTCCCCGCGTTCTCGAAACTCCAGGGCAATATGCCCAGTTTCCGGCGGGCGTATCTGAAGACGCTCCGGATGACCGCACTCTTCGCGTTCCCGGCGTCGGTCGGGATCGCCGTCGTCACTCCCACGTTCATCATGGCGTTCTTCGGCGAGGAGTGGATGGTCGCCGTCCCGGCGATGCAGGTACTCGCCATCTACGGGCTGCTCCGGGCTATCGGCCGGACCTTCAGCCCGGTCTGGAAGGCCGTCGGCCGCCCCGACTACATCACGAAGCTCTCGGCGCTCCGCGTCGTCCTCATGGCGATCATCATCTACCCCCTGACGGCGCGCTACGGCATCACGGGAACGGCACTCGCCATCACGATCATCTTCGTCTTCCCGATGATGCCGCTCGACATCCTCATCACCGCACGGGAGCTGGAGATGCGCGTGACGGACATCCTCTACGAGTTCCTCTACCCCGGTCTCGCGAGCATCTTCATGGGCGTTGGCGTCTGGTACGTCCAGACGCAGCTGCCGTTCGGGTCGCTTCTCAACTTCGTGCTGCTCGTCGGCGCGGGCACCGTTCTCTACGCGATTGCCGTCGTCGTACTGGAGTCGCTCTTCGGGTGGGAGATCCGCCGGAACTTCGGACGGATGCTCGAGAGCCTCTCGCCCGACCCCTCGGAGTGA
- a CDS encoding DUF1616 domain-containing protein, which produces MTTHPPSRRVDDVVDIVWPVLVLSGLLAAATMLAGGSAARLLLTLLAVLLFPGYVLSLFVFPLAKTPGDDPTERVGDGSGLGLAALGTTERWAVALGFSICLMPLYGLLITLAELPFALRSVMGVVVGVVTVLTVLALVRRLRLRVDAPVLLPGRPTPLASLRAATASRSTGRVVSNAVIVVTLLAAVSALAVGITLPPAGSQYTTASLLTVGENGSLVAAGYPHDLAPEETAELVLVLSNNEGTATDYTVVVQSQRVALDGTVTETRYLDEFSTQLRNGETWERPHEVAPLLDGDRVRLAYLVYRGSPPADPTVENAYRSLTLWVREPMPGATSETEAAAVVAVDVQHDVAGGFDAARVETGWTSATTLPPVVVR; this is translated from the coding sequence ATGACCACACATCCACCGAGCCGCCGGGTCGACGACGTCGTCGACATCGTCTGGCCGGTCCTCGTGCTTTCGGGCCTCCTCGCCGCAGCGACGATGCTCGCTGGAGGGTCGGCGGCGCGGCTCTTACTCACCCTGCTCGCCGTCCTCCTGTTTCCGGGCTACGTACTGTCGTTGTTCGTGTTCCCGCTAGCGAAGACGCCCGGAGACGACCCCACTGAACGCGTCGGCGACGGGAGCGGGCTTGGTCTGGCAGCTCTCGGGACGACCGAGCGGTGGGCCGTCGCACTCGGGTTCAGTATCTGTCTGATGCCGCTCTACGGCCTGCTCATCACGCTCGCCGAACTCCCGTTCGCGCTGCGTTCGGTGATGGGGGTCGTCGTGGGCGTCGTGACGGTGCTCACGGTACTCGCGCTCGTCAGGCGGCTGCGGCTCCGAGTGGACGCGCCCGTCTTGCTCCCTGGCAGGCCGACGCCGCTTGCGTCGCTGCGCGCGGCGACCGCCTCCCGGTCGACGGGGCGGGTGGTCTCCAACGCCGTAATCGTCGTGACGCTGTTGGCCGCCGTCTCGGCACTGGCCGTCGGTATCACACTCCCACCCGCGGGATCGCAGTACACGACGGCGTCGCTGTTGACAGTCGGAGAGAACGGGTCGTTGGTCGCTGCGGGCTACCCGCACGACCTCGCACCCGAGGAGACCGCCGAACTCGTGTTGGTGCTCTCCAACAACGAAGGGACCGCGACCGACTACACGGTCGTCGTCCAGTCACAGCGGGTCGCACTCGACGGGACGGTCACGGAGACGCGGTATCTCGACGAGTTCTCGACCCAGCTACGGAACGGAGAGACCTGGGAGCGTCCACACGAGGTCGCACCGCTGCTCGACGGCGACCGCGTCCGGCTCGCCTACCTGGTCTACCGTGGGTCGCCACCGGCCGACCCGACGGTAGAGAACGCGTACCGGAGCCTGACGCTGTGGGTCCGCGAACCGATGCCGGGTGCGACGTCGGAGACTGAGGCGGCGGCTGTCGTCGCCGTCGACGTCCAGCACGACGTGGCGGGCGGGTTCGACGCCGCCCGCGTCGAGACGGGATGGACGAGTGCGACGACCCTACCGCCGGTCGTCGTCCGATAG